In the Haloferula helveola genome, one interval contains:
- a CDS encoding sugar phosphate isomerase/epimerase family protein, protein MKPISNRRSFLQTAALGAGVFLGSPGRVAAATDPYVRPGGSRLRLSLAAYSFLKYFPAVRGKPNAKVPEEMAMDFPKFIRLCAENGCDAELTSYVFDDDVPDRELADCRLLGHQMAVEVSGTSIGNNFTFAKGTPERDEQMAYTKQWIDRAMVMGAPHIRVFAGVQPKGMSLDEAERNVCEALEEAADYGASRGVMLGVENHDELSSTAERLLRVVKAVKSPWLGVNLDTANFRVDDPYPEIEACVPYALNVQVKAFMRHGGRRETDFAKFGKILRDGGYRGYVVLEYEEKEDPYVEVPKLLNRLREL, encoded by the coding sequence ATGAAGCCGATCTCCAACCGTCGATCCTTTCTCCAGACCGCCGCACTCGGAGCGGGTGTGTTTCTCGGTTCACCTGGCCGGGTTGCCGCCGCCACCGACCCCTATGTGCGACCAGGTGGCAGCCGGCTCCGCTTGAGTCTGGCGGCTTACTCGTTCCTCAAGTATTTCCCGGCGGTTCGCGGGAAGCCAAATGCGAAGGTGCCGGAGGAGATGGCGATGGACTTCCCGAAGTTCATCCGCCTCTGCGCGGAGAATGGCTGCGATGCCGAACTGACGAGCTACGTTTTCGACGACGACGTGCCCGACCGGGAGCTGGCGGATTGCCGTTTGCTTGGACATCAGATGGCCGTGGAAGTTTCCGGTACTTCGATCGGGAACAATTTCACCTTCGCCAAAGGCACTCCCGAGCGGGACGAGCAGATGGCCTACACCAAGCAGTGGATCGACCGTGCGATGGTGATGGGGGCTCCCCATATCCGTGTCTTCGCTGGCGTGCAGCCGAAAGGGATGAGCCTCGATGAGGCGGAGCGGAATGTCTGCGAAGCCTTGGAAGAGGCGGCCGACTATGGAGCGAGCCGCGGCGTGATGCTCGGAGTCGAGAATCACGACGAACTGAGCAGCACCGCGGAACGCCTCCTGCGAGTGGTAAAGGCGGTCAAGAGTCCGTGGCTCGGAGTGAATCTGGATACCGCGAACTTCCGGGTCGATGACCCTTATCCCGAGATCGAGGCCTGTGTGCCCTACGCGCTCAATGTGCAGGTTAAGGCTTTCATGCGGCACGGTGGTAGGCGCGAGACCGACTTCGCCAAGTTCGGCAAGATCCTCCGCGACGGAGGTTACCGTGGATACGTGGTTCTCGAATACGAGGAGAAGGAAGACCCCTACGTCGAGGTCCCGAAGCTGCTCAATCGCCTGCGCGAGCTTTGA
- a CDS encoding right-handed parallel beta-helix repeat-containing protein — MFVARIHFSIALIGSLLPSTSLAQRLEDADYAKPGYSSRFVRGSMTPLVAPGKVIHVSAESGKDSNPGTADAPLRSLDAARDAVRLHHGKLPSGGIEVRIGPGIYRLSKSLTFGPEDSGTREAPIVWRGADRSKVILSGGTLLDSTDFQKADSAELDPQLHPDARGKLWSIVVTGKAGDDLRSTDGKSRFISMDGHMLGVARWPNTGYHHIGEILDPGPATRHLPPGKKPPEYSRENPTGGRFRFRETLSTAVNDEFLRTGRMWVEGYPHNDWYFQREPVGRIEDGTVQLLRHTRYCVEDHIKSMPRRVRLVNVLAELDQPGEWYFDEKGGRLIVWPTPGFDPSKSRVTIPEGPPLVALRNTSHLTLRDLTFENTGDVAITIDGGHQNLIAASTIRNGLGRGVRIEGGTRNGITGCDFHDLFSAFSIRGGDFKSLERCYHFATNNRIHDCRLRGYGVVGLDGVGLRFAHNLLHDMNGAVSFKTADLLMEYNEFFNIGYEMGDFNVAYTGAQWHTMGNVLRYNFVHHLLEPGGHPVCPFRNDDGGAGLKIFGNVFYRAGRCAAQFHGPANTLQNNISLEAPVFWWTLKRPITEAGVSREWDDLARFGRDLPKGDKGDFLHNLESRIGEDAWNRSPWQDQYPELRRFIRSNPFAQTLCCVERNYASGCREPFHIHGGDGTVRGMEDKRTGTFADLPKEGVFELPHPITLDAFRDIEALDFRFAAGFSPMEGFAPIPFDRIGLRKDSFRTSVPDRTTYRSATYEKFEKDRGGRYQPEKVNARYPTPSYLR; from the coding sequence ATGTTTGTTGCCCGTATCCACTTCTCCATTGCCCTGATTGGTTCCCTGCTCCCTTCGACCTCATTGGCACAACGGCTCGAGGATGCCGATTACGCCAAGCCGGGCTACAGTTCCCGTTTCGTTCGCGGTTCGATGACCCCGCTGGTCGCGCCGGGCAAAGTGATTCACGTGTCGGCGGAAAGCGGGAAGGACAGCAATCCCGGCACGGCTGACGCGCCCTTGAGAAGTCTCGACGCGGCGCGTGACGCGGTCCGACTTCACCACGGCAAGCTTCCTTCAGGCGGGATCGAAGTCCGTATCGGCCCCGGGATCTATCGGCTTTCGAAGTCACTTACCTTTGGACCGGAGGATTCGGGAACAAGAGAGGCGCCGATCGTCTGGCGTGGAGCCGATCGCTCCAAGGTGATCTTGAGCGGCGGCACCCTGCTCGATTCAACAGATTTCCAAAAGGCGGACTCAGCCGAACTCGACCCGCAACTCCACCCTGATGCACGGGGAAAACTTTGGTCGATCGTGGTGACCGGCAAAGCCGGCGACGATCTTCGCTCCACGGATGGAAAGAGCCGTTTCATCTCGATGGACGGCCACATGCTCGGCGTCGCCCGCTGGCCGAACACCGGCTACCACCACATCGGCGAGATCCTCGACCCCGGACCGGCGACCCGTCACCTCCCGCCCGGCAAGAAACCGCCGGAGTACAGCCGCGAGAATCCAACCGGAGGTCGCTTCCGGTTCCGGGAGACTCTCTCAACCGCGGTGAACGATGAATTCCTCCGGACCGGCCGCATGTGGGTCGAGGGCTATCCGCACAACGATTGGTATTTCCAGCGCGAACCGGTGGGACGAATCGAGGATGGCACCGTCCAGCTGCTCCGCCATACCCGCTACTGCGTTGAAGACCACATCAAGTCGATGCCCCGCCGCGTCCGGTTGGTGAACGTTCTCGCCGAACTCGACCAACCCGGAGAATGGTACTTCGACGAGAAGGGCGGACGCTTGATCGTCTGGCCGACACCCGGCTTTGACCCCTCGAAGTCCCGCGTCACGATTCCAGAAGGCCCACCGCTTGTGGCACTTCGGAATACGAGCCATCTCACACTCAGAGACCTCACCTTCGAAAATACCGGGGATGTCGCCATCACGATTGACGGAGGCCATCAGAATCTCATCGCGGCTTCGACGATCCGCAACGGTCTCGGCCGGGGAGTCCGCATCGAAGGCGGCACCCGGAACGGAATCACCGGATGCGACTTTCACGACCTGTTCAGCGCGTTCTCGATCCGCGGCGGCGATTTCAAGTCCCTCGAGCGCTGCTATCACTTCGCCACCAACAACCGGATCCATGATTGCCGGCTCCGGGGCTACGGCGTGGTCGGACTGGACGGCGTCGGCCTCCGTTTCGCGCACAACCTGCTGCACGACATGAACGGCGCGGTCTCGTTCAAGACGGCGGACCTCCTGATGGAGTACAACGAGTTCTTCAACATCGGTTACGAGATGGGCGACTTCAACGTGGCCTACACCGGAGCCCAGTGGCACACGATGGGCAACGTGCTGCGCTACAACTTTGTCCACCACTTGCTCGAACCCGGGGGCCACCCGGTCTGTCCGTTCCGCAACGACGATGGCGGCGCCGGACTGAAGATCTTCGGAAATGTCTTCTACCGGGCCGGCCGCTGCGCCGCCCAGTTCCACGGACCGGCGAACACGCTGCAGAACAACATCTCACTGGAAGCACCGGTGTTCTGGTGGACCCTCAAGCGGCCGATCACCGAGGCCGGTGTCAGCCGGGAGTGGGACGACCTCGCACGCTTCGGCCGCGACCTGCCGAAAGGCGACAAAGGAGACTTCCTCCATAACCTCGAAAGCCGGATCGGCGAGGACGCATGGAACCGCAGCCCGTGGCAGGACCAGTACCCCGAACTACGGCGATTCATCCGCTCGAATCCTTTCGCGCAGACGCTGTGCTGCGTCGAACGCAACTACGCCTCCGGCTGCCGCGAACCGTTCCACATCCACGGCGGCGACGGAACGGTCCGCGGCATGGAAGACAAACGGACAGGCACCTTCGCCGACCTTCCGAAGGAAGGGGTGTTCGAACTCCCCCACCCGATCACGCTCGATGCCTTCCGCGATATTGAAGCACTCGACTTCAGGTTCGCCGCGGGCTTCTCGCCCATGGAAGGTTTCGCGCCGATACCCTTCGACAGGATCGGCCTCCGCAAGGACTCATTCCGGACCAGCGTTCCTGACCGAACGACGTATCGCTCGGCCACCTACGAGAAATTCGAGAAAGACCGTGGCGGGAGATATCAACCCGAGAAGGTCAACGCCCGTTACCCGACGCCCTCCTATCTCAGGTGA
- a CDS encoding PSD1 and planctomycete cytochrome C domain-containing protein: MIFRCLPVLLFAAGPAFAGSGISFNYDVRPILSANCIGCHGPDEEERGGDFRVDTFEGATELRDGAAGIVPGDPDSSEVMKRITSDDPEFRMPPADHGHSLNDKQIGILRKWIQEGAEYETHWAFVPPVMPEVPEVEDAGRVRSPIDAFVATRLRTLGLQLSADADPRILVRRVALDLTGLPPSAEMVDRFATDPSDRNFEQIVDELLASPAYGERWAAVWLDVARYADTIGYAVDGHRDIWPWRDWVIDAYNRNLPFDRFTIEQLAGDLLPDATESQILATAFHRNTPSNTEGGTNDEEFRTIAVKDRAGVTFNAWMGVTMRCAECHTHKYDPISHTEYYAFLDFFNQTADRDAQDDSPHMQWKAQDGKTRKVPVMVALPESKRRETHINIRGNFMQLGDRVTAGVPEAFNPFPEDLPRNRLGVAKWLMADDNPLTARVTVNRFWGRLFGLGIVETEEDFGIQGTLPSHPELLDWLALRFRDSGWDQKALLKTIVLSSTYRQSSVADSERLEKDPRNQFLSRGSRFRLSAEMVRDQALAVSGLLDRKLHGPPVYPPNPIKEFVAAFTAPVVWKESAGGDRYRRAIYTYMRRTQPHPLFDTFDTATREVTSLRRFRTNTPLQSFMTLNDPAFIEAAQALAVEMLRNGDDDASRIAYGYRRVMLRDASREQIETFAGLLDDTLAEYRASPETAKKMAGAFGRDGIAPPPDDATVAAFAVVANVMLNLDGFLTKS, from the coding sequence ATGATTTTCCGCTGTCTGCCCGTTCTCCTGTTCGCGGCGGGCCCGGCCTTTGCCGGGTCCGGGATTAGCTTCAATTACGACGTGCGGCCGATCCTTTCGGCCAACTGCATCGGCTGCCACGGCCCGGACGAGGAGGAAAGGGGCGGGGATTTCCGCGTCGATACCTTCGAGGGCGCAACCGAGCTTCGTGACGGCGCGGCGGGCATTGTTCCGGGCGATCCGGATTCGAGCGAGGTGATGAAACGGATCACCAGTGACGATCCGGAGTTCAGGATGCCACCGGCCGACCATGGCCATTCCCTGAACGACAAGCAGATCGGGATCCTGCGCAAGTGGATCCAGGAAGGCGCGGAGTATGAGACCCACTGGGCTTTCGTCCCTCCGGTCATGCCGGAGGTTCCGGAGGTCGAGGATGCGGGTCGTGTCCGCAGCCCGATTGATGCCTTCGTTGCGACGCGCTTGCGGACCCTCGGCCTCCAGCTCTCTGCGGATGCCGATCCGCGAATTCTCGTGCGCCGGGTCGCGCTCGATCTCACCGGGCTGCCGCCTTCGGCGGAAATGGTCGACCGTTTTGCGACGGATCCGAGCGACCGGAACTTCGAGCAGATTGTCGACGAACTTCTGGCATCGCCCGCCTACGGCGAACGCTGGGCGGCCGTGTGGCTCGATGTCGCGCGCTACGCCGATACGATCGGCTACGCGGTCGACGGGCATCGTGACATCTGGCCGTGGCGGGACTGGGTGATCGATGCCTACAACCGGAACCTGCCGTTCGACCGATTCACCATCGAGCAGCTCGCCGGTGACCTGCTTCCCGATGCGACCGAGTCCCAGATCCTGGCGACCGCTTTCCATCGCAACACGCCGTCGAATACCGAAGGCGGAACCAATGACGAGGAATTCCGGACGATTGCCGTCAAGGACCGTGCCGGTGTCACCTTCAATGCCTGGATGGGCGTGACGATGCGCTGCGCCGAGTGCCACACGCACAAGTACGATCCGATCAGCCACACCGAGTACTACGCCTTCCTCGATTTCTTCAACCAGACTGCCGACCGGGACGCGCAGGACGATTCCCCGCACATGCAGTGGAAGGCTCAGGACGGAAAGACCCGGAAAGTGCCCGTGATGGTCGCGCTTCCGGAGAGCAAGCGTCGCGAGACGCACATCAACATTCGCGGCAACTTCATGCAGCTGGGCGACCGGGTCACGGCGGGTGTCCCGGAGGCGTTCAACCCGTTTCCGGAGGATCTGCCGCGGAACCGGCTCGGTGTTGCGAAGTGGCTGATGGCCGATGACAACCCGCTGACGGCGCGTGTCACCGTCAACCGCTTCTGGGGGCGCCTGTTCGGTCTCGGAATCGTCGAGACCGAGGAGGATTTCGGCATTCAGGGCACGCTGCCGAGCCATCCGGAGCTGCTCGACTGGCTCGCCCTTCGATTCCGGGACAGCGGTTGGGACCAGAAGGCGTTGCTGAAGACGATTGTCCTGTCTTCGACCTACCGGCAGTCATCGGTGGCCGATTCGGAGCGGCTCGAGAAAGATCCTCGCAACCAGTTCCTTTCGCGGGGATCGCGCTTCCGCCTCAGCGCCGAGATGGTGCGCGATCAGGCGCTGGCCGTGTCGGGACTCCTCGATCGGAAGCTCCACGGGCCGCCGGTTTACCCGCCGAACCCGATCAAGGAGTTTGTCGCGGCCTTCACCGCGCCGGTCGTTTGGAAGGAAAGCGCGGGTGGCGATCGCTACCGGCGGGCGATTTACACCTACATGCGACGGACCCAGCCGCATCCCTTGTTCGACACCTTCGACACTGCGACCCGTGAGGTCACGAGCCTGCGTCGTTTCCGGACCAATACGCCGCTGCAGTCGTTCATGACCCTCAACGATCCAGCCTTCATCGAGGCCGCGCAGGCCTTGGCGGTCGAGATGCTCCGGAACGGCGACGATGATGCCTCGCGCATCGCTTACGGCTACCGCCGGGTCATGCTTCGCGATGCCAGCCGCGAGCAAATCGAGACCTTTGCGGGTCTGCTCGACGACACGCTCGCGGAATACCGCGCGTCTCCGGAAACAGCGAAGAAGATGGCAGGCGCGTTCGGTCGCGATGGAATCGCGCCACCGCCCGATGATGCCACCGTGGCGGCCTTCGCAGTGGTCGCGAACGTGATGCTCAACCTCGACGGATTCCTGACCAAGTCCTGA
- a CDS encoding DUF1501 domain-containing protein codes for MARIPLQDELRLRQAQTITRRHFLRRCNAGLGGLALAQLSGGVASGASGFPQIGSDPMSPRASMVAPKAKRVIYMHMAGSPPQHELFDHKPKLKEFHMKECPQELLEGKTFAFIKGTPKLLGSVHELRQHGHSGAWIGDTLPELAKHADDLCFIKSMTTDQFNHAPAQLLLHTGNQQFGGASMGAWVTYGLGSPNSDLPGYMVMVSGGKMPSGGKSLWGSSFLPSIYQGVQCRAKGDPILYVSNPDGMSRSIRRRSLDALNQLNRMELEQFRDPETETRISQYELAFRMQTAVPGVMDISKEPQAVLEEYGAKPGEASFANNCLLARRLAEQGVRFIQLFDWGWDMHGTSAENDMEAGLPAKCREIDRPISALLTDLKRRGMLEDTLVVWGGEFGRTPMNEARNGSKFLGRDHHPDCFTVWMAGGGVKPGLSYGTTDELGYRVVENPVTVRDFQATLMQALGIEPHRFSFPYQGLNQRLIGPANHPKVMHDLFA; via the coding sequence ATGGCCCGAATTCCACTTCAAGACGAGCTTCGGCTCCGCCAGGCACAGACGATCACCCGCCGCCATTTCCTGCGCCGCTGCAATGCCGGTCTCGGCGGTCTTGCATTGGCCCAGCTCTCGGGTGGCGTCGCGTCAGGCGCGTCCGGTTTCCCGCAGATCGGGTCCGACCCGATGTCGCCCCGCGCTTCGATGGTCGCACCCAAGGCGAAGCGGGTGATCTACATGCACATGGCGGGCTCGCCGCCGCAGCACGAGCTGTTCGATCACAAGCCGAAACTCAAGGAGTTTCACATGAAGGAGTGCCCGCAGGAACTGCTCGAGGGCAAGACCTTCGCCTTCATCAAGGGGACGCCGAAGCTCTTGGGCTCGGTGCACGAACTCCGGCAGCACGGCCACTCCGGTGCCTGGATCGGAGATACGCTGCCGGAGCTGGCGAAGCATGCCGACGACCTGTGCTTCATCAAGTCGATGACGACCGACCAGTTCAATCACGCGCCCGCACAACTCCTGCTGCACACCGGCAACCAGCAGTTCGGTGGCGCGTCGATGGGAGCTTGGGTGACTTACGGCCTCGGTTCGCCGAACTCGGATCTGCCAGGCTACATGGTCATGGTTTCCGGCGGGAAGATGCCGTCGGGCGGCAAGTCGCTGTGGGGGAGCTCGTTCCTTCCTTCGATCTACCAAGGCGTCCAGTGCCGGGCGAAAGGGGATCCGATCCTTTATGTGAGCAATCCCGACGGCATGTCGCGGAGCATCCGCCGCCGCAGTCTCGATGCGCTGAACCAACTCAACCGCATGGAGCTTGAACAGTTCCGCGATCCCGAAACCGAGACCCGGATCTCGCAGTATGAGCTGGCCTTCCGCATGCAAACGGCGGTGCCGGGCGTGATGGATATCTCGAAGGAACCGCAGGCGGTGCTGGAGGAATACGGCGCCAAGCCGGGCGAGGCATCGTTCGCGAACAACTGCCTGCTCGCGCGTCGGCTGGCCGAGCAGGGCGTGCGCTTCATCCAGCTCTTTGATTGGGGCTGGGACATGCACGGAACTTCGGCGGAGAACGACATGGAGGCAGGGCTGCCGGCGAAGTGTCGTGAGATCGATCGGCCGATTTCCGCGCTGCTCACGGATCTGAAGCGGCGCGGCATGCTAGAGGATACCCTTGTCGTGTGGGGTGGGGAATTTGGTCGCACCCCTATGAACGAGGCTCGCAACGGCTCGAAGTTCCTGGGTCGCGATCATCACCCGGACTGCTTCACGGTGTGGATGGCCGGTGGAGGAGTGAAGCCCGGACTGAGCTACGGAACGACCGACGAGCTCGGCTACCGGGTCGTTGAGAATCCGGTGACGGTCCGGGATTTCCAGGCCACCCTGATGCAGGCCCTGGGGATCGAGCCGCACCGCTTCAGCTTTCCCTATCAGGGGCTGAACCAGCGGTTGATCGGGCCGGCCAACCACCCGAAGGTAATGCACGATCTCTTTGCCTGA
- a CDS encoding sulfatase family protein yields the protein MHPHRPHQVLPFLTFLLVISFRLLAAEEKPNIIVIITDDQGWADIGYNNPGRAYTPHLDRLAANGVTLTRHYVMPQCTPTRVAAMTGRYPGRFGTVPLEASNEPAFPHGTPTLASMLKEAGYTTHLSGKWHLGSSPDHGPNHFGFDSSYGSLAGAVGMYDHRYSTKSPYSVTWHRDHAIIPGYENGTHATDLVAADATHFIRREHERPFFLYLAFHAPHTPLDERGPFVDTPTQLDPDNPKRWLNENKIKWFNDPKGVIQREPDPEKRLLLAAVHHVDHAVGEVVTALRETGHFDNTLILFSSDNGPQGSWGGNAYPSDLKLTDFNQPIPMKGRKLDVWEGGIHVPGFMHWPARLKPRREETPVHIVDWFPTLATITGGVPPERPDGRDLSSLLLDRERLPERDFYWTWHPTINRRALSDGEWKIVRYGHGEPKQPSDWKLFRLSDDPKEQNDLAKKHPDELKRLHDRYLSQRALDGGR from the coding sequence ATGCATCCCCACCGCCCACATCAGGTCCTGCCGTTTCTCACCTTTCTTCTCGTTATTTCGTTCCGGCTCCTCGCTGCCGAAGAGAAGCCGAACATCATCGTCATCATCACCGATGACCAAGGTTGGGCCGACATCGGCTACAATAACCCCGGGAGGGCCTACACTCCCCATCTCGACCGTTTGGCGGCCAACGGGGTAACGCTGACCCGCCACTACGTCATGCCGCAGTGCACCCCGACGCGGGTGGCGGCAATGACCGGCCGCTATCCCGGAAGGTTCGGCACCGTCCCCCTCGAAGCATCCAACGAGCCGGCGTTCCCCCATGGCACGCCCACGCTTGCCAGCATGCTGAAGGAAGCCGGCTACACGACCCACCTGAGCGGGAAATGGCATCTCGGTTCATCACCCGATCACGGCCCGAACCACTTCGGTTTCGACAGCAGCTACGGCTCGCTCGCCGGCGCGGTGGGCATGTATGACCACCGGTACAGCACGAAGTCTCCCTATTCGGTCACCTGGCACCGGGACCACGCCATCATTCCCGGCTACGAGAACGGCACCCATGCGACGGATCTCGTGGCGGCCGATGCGACCCACTTCATTCGCCGCGAGCACGAACGCCCGTTCTTCCTCTATCTCGCCTTCCATGCGCCCCACACGCCGCTCGACGAACGCGGTCCCTTTGTCGACACGCCGACGCAGCTCGACCCCGACAACCCGAAGCGGTGGCTGAATGAGAACAAGATCAAGTGGTTCAACGACCCGAAAGGCGTGATCCAGCGCGAGCCCGATCCCGAGAAGCGCCTGTTGCTCGCAGCCGTGCACCATGTCGATCATGCCGTCGGCGAGGTGGTAACCGCACTGCGGGAGACCGGACACTTCGACAACACCCTGATCCTCTTTTCCTCCGACAACGGGCCTCAAGGCAGCTGGGGCGGCAACGCCTACCCGAGCGACCTCAAGCTCACGGATTTCAACCAGCCGATTCCCATGAAAGGCCGCAAGCTCGATGTCTGGGAGGGCGGCATCCATGTCCCCGGATTCATGCATTGGCCCGCCCGACTGAAGCCGCGTCGCGAAGAAACGCCCGTCCACATCGTCGACTGGTTTCCGACGCTCGCCACCATCACCGGAGGAGTCCCACCGGAAAGGCCGGACGGCCGGGACCTCTCCTCGCTTTTGCTGGATCGGGAGCGGTTACCGGAGAGGGACTTCTACTGGACCTGGCATCCCACGATCAACCGTCGCGCGCTCAGCGACGGTGAATGGAAGATCGTCCGCTACGGCCACGGAGAACCGAAACAGCCATCGGACTGGAAATTGTTCCGGCTTTCGGACGATCCCAAGGAACAGAACGACCTCGCGAAAAAGCACCCGGACGAGTTGAAACGCCTCCACGACCGCTACCTCTCCCAGCGGGCGCTCGACGGCGGCCGATGA